The following nucleotide sequence is from Solanum dulcamara chromosome 7, daSolDulc1.2, whole genome shotgun sequence.
tttGTCTCAAATTAGTTGttctatttgttttttttagagTCAAGTTGATCAATCTTCGTACTACTTAATGCAATTTTTCTCGGAaaaattcattttaaatttttggtcaaaattcaaataatttatCTCTCGAAAGAAGCTAAACAGAAACATGACAACAAGGAGATCACATTTATAATGGATACACGGGTACAAATCTAAAAGTTGAGCCCAtcaacttaaataaaaatcttgaattctCTTATACTAATCTTTAAGTTCTCTTATGACTAGGTACAATatggaggaggagaagaagaagactctcGATGTGATTTCTAGTTTTCTCAAGCACGGCATTAAGAAGCACGATAATGCTCGTGAAAATACTACTAGTAGTACGACAACAAATTCGTCTAAAGATGAAGACGAATGGATCTTTTTAGTAGAGAATCAAAGGAGAAAGAATAATGTCCAACAAATATCAATATTTCTGATTGTGGTTGGTATGGTGCTGCTTTATGTCAACTATTTTGATGTGTTCCGTGTAATAACAGGCAAGGAAGGTGGTACCATTATCTCCAGAATCATTAACTTGGGGGCTGCATTTGTTATCGCTGTTACTGGTCTAATTTTGCGGGATAACACTAAGGATGTGGAGTATTAAGCCTTTTAAACACTAGGTTTTCTTTTATAACTTCTAGTATCTTTTAATTTGTGCCTCAAAGTACTTTTTTTCTTAAGTCGCGGTCATATTTTGTCCCCCCACTAGAGTGACcgtttttatgtttttttctgaaatttcaTCAGTTTAGATATTCACTTGAAGTTGAAAAAGAGTAATTGAAAGTTTTGATCTCGTAGTTTATTGTCTTTGAAATATTGTTGTGTGGATACGACTTTTGACATAAACTTTTATCACTTTTTTTCATGTACGAACTAAAAGTGTTTACAATGACAAATTCAGTATGATTTTACAAATAAGGTATGGAATTCGATACTTTCAACTAAAAAAAAGCACTATAAAAAATAAGTTTGACATGAACTAGTAGTTTTATTCTTTTGCTCAAAATGTAGTTTATTGTCTTTGAGTATTGGTGTGATCTTAGATCAGTCGTCAATCATGTCAATGATTCCCTTATATAGTATGCTTTGATAGATAAGTTGAATCATGCTATTTCTATGAGTAATGTAATTGGTGTCTTGATTGCAAAATCCTCGAAATCGAAGAGTTTGGCATTAGTTCtttgtaaaaaaatttatatcatcagatcattaaaaaaataattacaaatacctttataattaataaacatTGATTAATAACCTTAGGTAAAATAATTGCTAAGTGATCTATCTTCATTATGTTATcattatatataacttaaattcttCCAAAAATGAGCCAAGGAAAATTATTGTACATTAGGTCCAATTCTTGTTTGTCATAAAACAACTAGTTGAATTGTGACTTTAGGACAAATAAATTACACTTCGTAAATTATAATATGTTAATCGCATGAGTGGCTGAGTTGGTATAGGTATTCCATAAAGGAGATTATGAATCGAATCTAACCCCTCAGTTGTGCAATACTAGTGCATCTCCCCCATATGGTCCCTTCTAGAAGCGGATTCaggattttgattttttgggTGTCACGCTATTTTGAACAGTAATCTATGATAAAAATTTCAGTATAGAGTAAgataatacttaatatttattagtAAATTTGAGGGCCCGAACTTGCATCCCTATGGTGGTAAACCTTAGCTTTAACCACTGACACTACAAAACTCATTATTTCTAAGGGTgtcatatttaatatttatacgttccttataaatatatagacaaatatatatgtatatacaaatTTTCAATCGAGACCACGGAGTGGAGTGACACCCCTCCGATCGATGTAGATCCGCCCCTAGTCCCTTCTCATCGGACTTATCAAGTGAAGTGTGATTTTCGAGCTATTATACAAGAGCAAGTTTACCTAATATATCCTCTCAATCGAGCTCGTCCCACCAAAGTTGACAGCtacaaattttcttggaatttttgaaaagacaaaaattaCAATGTGGTGCGTATTTAAGGTGCCAGTCATCGCTATGTTTGGGCCGGGCTCTTGGATTAGACCAGCTTCACAAATTCACAATTCGGGTCGGgttaccttttttttaaaatctctcAATATCCAAAGTCAAAATTGGAAATACCCAAAATTTCCCAAGACTATCAACTGAACCTCACCGCCCGTTAAAATCGAAAATTCTTGCCGGAATCGGAAGTTTAATTCAATTTGGGGTTCCAATGGACGAAAATTCAAATCCCAGAAGCGTTCTTGATTCCCTGGGTGAAGAAATAGTGAGAATCGTAATACCAGTCTCAATTTGCATGCTCTTGGTGGTTATCCTTGTTTCAGTATTAAACAATGATTCAGATTCTTCAGGCCCTTCATTTACCTCAATAGCCACAGTTGCCTATAATGAGAGCAGCTCAGACTCAAACTGGGACAAATTGAAAGGTGCCCTTTTGAATGCTTTAgtctttgttgttgttgtcactTCTGTTACATTCCTTTTGGTCTTACTTTTCTACTTCAGATGCACCAAATTCTTGAAATACTACATGGGCTTCTCgtcttttcttgttttgggaTTCATGGGTGGTGAAATATCTCTCTTCTTGATCGGAAAATTCAGGATCCCCATTGATTGCATTACTTTTGCTTTGAGTTTGTTTAATTTCACTGTTGTTGGGGTTCTGGCTGTGTTTATGTCAAAGACGGCAATTATAATTACCCAAGGATATTTGGTTATTATTGGAGTGTTGGTTGCGTATTGGTTTACACTCTTGCCTGAATGGACGACTTGGGTGCTTTTGGTTGCAATGGCATTGTATGACCTTGCAGCTGTTTTGTTACCGGGTGGGCCTCTAAGGCTACTTGTTGAGCTTGCAATATCTAGGGATGAAGATATCCCCGCTTTGGTTTATGAGGCTCGACCCATTGTTAATCATGACTCAGTTCAAAGGGGTGCTGTGGTGCAAAGGAGAGTGTGGAGAGAAAGACGGGACAATGATTTTGGCTCTGATGAAAATTTAGACTCTAGGTCTAACTTGAATTCAACCATCAATTCTAGTTTGGAATCAAGCTCTGGTCTTGAAAGGCTTCCATCAATCGGCAGTGATGCGAATGAGAGGAATGCTGTTGATGTGGAGGATGGTCAAGTTTCAAGACCAGATTCTGAGCTGGCTGCACCGTTAATTCAGCATAGGATAAATGTCCGGATGAATTTACAGGAAGGGTCAAGTGATGATTTTGCTCTTGAAGGAATTGGTTTGGGATCCTCAGGTGCTATTAAGCTGGGGCTAGGAGACTTCATTTTCTACAGTGTGTTAGTTGCCAGGGCTGCGATGTATGATTTCATGACAGTTTATGCATGCTATCTTGCTATTATTGCTGGTCTTGGTATCACTCTGATGCTTCTTGCATTTTATCAGAAAGCTTTGCCTGCTCTTCCTGTGTCCGTTCTGCTAGGTGTCTTGTTTTATTTGTTAACTCGGCTATTGCTCGAGACCTTTGTTGTACAATGTTCGATGAACCTGTTGATGTTTTAGGAACGTGATTTCCTCATTGACAATGGATTACTTTCAATTAATGATATTTCTTCACTTGTACCTGTTATAACATCTTTTTTATTGTTTTGACCATGTTCAAGTTGGCCGATTTGCAAGTGTGGATAGATTAGTTTTAGCAGGggattttttttgtgaaataaaaGGAAAGCAAGTTGTGGTTCAATATGTCTGAAATGAAGAAGTGTTACTCCATGGATACGAAACATACGAGCTAGCTGCGATATCTTATCTACTAAAAGAATTAGACTCTAGAAAACCATTATATGCCAACGGGTTGGTATATAGCTTATGCCTTTTATAGTGGTGCATGCATATCATAGAAAGGCCAATTATAATTGGCATATGGCACAAAACTATCAGTGTTGTTGCATTGCCAGTCTGCCCACTTGCTTAGAGTGACCAATAACCTAAAGCAGGGAAGAAATTGATTTTACGAAAGCACAAGGTGACTTGGGCCAATGGTCAAGTAATTGTGAGTCAAGCTAAATAGAGAGGGAGGGCTAGGAAAGCGAAGTATGGCTGGAATGTCTTTAGTTCTTCTGGACAGTTTGTCTTTAGTTAGTAAGACCTCCAAATCTGTATTAGctttaaagtattttttctattttttattggATCATTCATAGAAGTGATTGATATCTTCGATCTAGGAAAAACAATCTCAGTTGATCTTTTTTATTTCAGTCAGATGGAGTTTTACGGTTTCATTAACAGAGAGACGTGCATTTCTGGAATCTAACTAAATGTTGTCTTTCATGATTGACCTTCACAAACGCAAAGGTGGAACAAAATTACAAGATTGCTCATCATcgtgttttttttttgacttcacTGTGTTACTTTTTAGTTTTTAGACATATATTGTACTCAAATTTCTTGAGTGCCTTTGACAATTCTTAGGGTAAGTTCCTTCTTTCCATTGCAGAGGAATGTGCTTGAATAGAGTCATCTGACTGACTGACCATGACTTTGAGGTGTGAAAAATTGCACTTTTATCATCAAAATTTCACCAGAAAGTATTGTTTATTCTATTGTTAAAGTAAGTTTTGAGTCTTGATCGTCTGTTTGAGATAACATGGCTCATCAGTAATGTACCTGACCACTATGCTTGAGGGAAGTAATTTGATTCATTTGACAGAACCTAAATACGAAATTACGAAAACCGTGTTCTTCGAAAGCTGCAGTCATTGGACCTATAACTTTGGCTCAAAACCATGACTAGAACATTAAGCGCCTAACAGGTCTCAgtccttattttccttattgTGAAAAAGGTCATATGGAAACTCAACAATTATTTTACacctctgccaaaattttccatGAAGTTAGTAGGAGTGATTTCATCTATaagtctctcacgttcaaaagatgaaagtagccgagatgagaatgttgagatagatgtatgggcataccaggagtgacaggattagaaatggggctattcgggacaaggtaggagtgacctcggtggaagacaagacgctggaaatgcgactgagatggtttgggcatgtgaagaggagagacacagatgcctcagtgcggaggtgtgagaggttgg
It contains:
- the LOC129896207 gene encoding presenilin-like protein At2g29900, with the protein product MDENSNPRSVLDSLGEEIVRIVIPVSICMLLVVILVSVLNNDSDSSGPSFTSIATVAYNESSSDSNWDKLKGALLNALVFVVVVTSVTFLLVLLFYFRCTKFLKYYMGFSSFLVLGFMGGEISLFLIGKFRIPIDCITFALSLFNFTVVGVLAVFMSKTAIIITQGYLVIIGVLVAYWFTLLPEWTTWVLLVAMALYDLAAVLLPGGPLRLLVELAISRDEDIPALVYEARPIVNHDSVQRGAVVQRRVWRERRDNDFGSDENLDSRSNLNSTINSSLESSSGLERLPSIGSDANERNAVDVEDGQVSRPDSELAAPLIQHRINVRMNLQEGSSDDFALEGIGLGSSGAIKLGLGDFIFYSVLVARAAMYDFMTVYACYLAIIAGLGITLMLLAFYQKALPALPVSVLLGVLFYLLTRLLLETFVVQCSMNLLMF